The Bacteroidota bacterium genomic sequence AATCCTAACAAGGTGCTTCACAAGATTTAATGGCACACTTGGATTATATTAGCATTGCCTTACATCCAGCCCCTGCCACTTTAGCCACCTAACACCAGCCTCTCCTTATGCGCCTGCTCCTTTTCTTTGCTCTCATCCTCAGCGGATGCACCCAGCAACTCCCCCCGACATCACAAGCTGTTGATGGGTGGACCATGGCGGCGCCAGACGAAGCGGGATTTAACCCTGCATTGATAGCGGAGACCATCACATTCATTGAGGAAGACGAGCACGCTGACTTCAGCAGTCTGGTTGTTGCGAGAAACGGGGCGCTTGTTGTTGAGCAATACTTCAACGGACACGGCCCCGACTCACTGCGCGACATGCGGTCAGCCGGCAAAAGCATTACCTCAGCGCTTGTGGGCATCGCGATAGAAGAAGGCTTTCTCCCCGGCATCGATACGCCGGCGCTGCCTCTCTTCCCCACTTACAGCCCAGTTGCCAACGACGGCGCAGACAAGCAGGCCATTACCATCAAACACCTCCTCACGATGACTTCCGGCATTGATGCTGACGCTGATGATGACACGTCCCCCGGCTATGAATCCAAAATGGAAGTAACACCCGACTGGGTCCGCTTTGTCCTTGACCTCCCCATGGCACGGACTCCTGATACCGGCTGGACCTACTCTTCTGCCAGTTCTTTTCTTGCCGGCGCTGCTGTTGAAGAGACCTCAGGACTAACCCTCGCAGCGTTTGCTGAACAGTGGCTTTTTGGTCCACTCGGCATCGATGACTACTACTGGGCCCAAACCCCCAGCGGACGCACCGTGGGCCAGGGCAACCTCTATATGCGCGGACGAGACATGGCCAAGATCGGCCAGCTTTACCTCGATGGCGGACGCTGGCAA encodes the following:
- a CDS encoding serine hydrolase; amino-acid sequence: MRLLLFFALILSGCTQQLPPTSQAVDGWTMAAPDEAGFNPALIAETITFIEEDEHADFSSLVVARNGALVVEQYFNGHGPDSLRDMRSAGKSITSALVGIAIEEGFLPGIDTPALPLFPTYSPVANDGADKQAITIKHLLTMTSGIDADADDDTSPGYESKMEVTPDWVRFVLDLPMARTPDTGWTYSSASSFLAGAAVEETSGLTLAAFAEQWLFGPLGIDDYYWAQTPSGRTVGQGNLYMRGRDMAKIGQLYLDGGRWQGRQVLPEAWVEASVGALYPVPWNGYDGYGYSWYTHTLEVDGRAFNYFFASGNGGNKIYVFPNEQMVVITQSAAYNTRYGQGRSFEILRRVLAAVV